One genomic segment of Manis pentadactyla isolate mManPen7 chromosome 1, mManPen7.hap1, whole genome shotgun sequence includes these proteins:
- the CCDC14 gene encoding coiled-coil domain-containing protein 14 isoform X3 — MYSPIIYQALCEHVQTQMSLMNNLTSKNSPNRIPTVPCHTMSGSESQAVTHSTYGLSASTPVQLLEQPSCPPVVHSEVQTDVDNQFASQAETVPVNVLRNSFRAGLGVTCSLPKTDKPALPTFQHLGLANGILPQEGVTKEPDLLKCFQTYINLLHSPLDGQTHENPTLLQPAFLATKEEKCAKSKTGLVTSEGKDLNIHVEDSRIKDLQKAKNVNQSAEKVRTMKYLLGELKALVAEQEDSEIQRLITELEACISLLPTGGNTNIQVEIALAMQPLRSENAQLRRQLRILNQQRREQKKTQNASGSLECNLELFSLQSLNKSLQNQLQESLKNQELLQSKNEELLQVIENQKDENKKFAGMFKEKDQSLLENKQQFDIETTRIKIELEEALVNVKSSRFKLEAAEKENQILGITLRQRDAEVTRLRELTRTLQNSMAKLLSDLSMDNARCKPGNNLTKSLLNIHEKQLHDPIPAHTSIMSYLNKLETDDIFTLSAINNEENIVPGRPYENALPSKGPQHSNSGSMEETVAPGITSSLSKQDSDENEMTTLIEDECNLDTTIYIPFARSTSKKKSPPSKRLSPQPQVSVAPPQLVSNNGLISEKENKLCASGVCCPSRKEAEDAPEKHSRTADTEDRKLLKKIKEAICKIPAATEQPPELAAPLGPSLCPRSSIQVNSSVVSDGSFLHSDLISDWSISSFSTFTSHDEQDFRNGLAALDANIARLQKSLRNGLLEK, encoded by the exons ATGTATTCACCCATAATATACCAAGCCCTCTGTGAGCATGTGCAGACTCAAATGTCCCTGATGAATAACTTGACTTCAAAGAACAGCCCTAATAGAATTCCTACTGTACCTTGCCACACCATGTCTGGTTCTG AATCTCAGGCAGTTACACATTCTACTTATGGCTTATCTGCCTCAACCCCAGTCCAGTTACTTGAGCAGCCATCCTGCCCTCCAGTGGTTCATTCT gaaGTTCAGACTGATGTTGACAACCAGTTTGCATCACAGGCTGAAACAGTTCCTGTGAATGTTCTAAGGAATTCCTTCAGGGCTGGTCTTGGAGTCACATGTAGCCTGCCCAAAACTGACAAACCAGCTCTTCCAACATTTCAGCACCTGGGTCTTGCTAATGGGATTCTGCCACAGGAGGGAGTTACTAAGGAACCAGACCTCCTAAAGTGTTTCCAAACATatataaatctgttgcattctccTCTGGATGGTCAGACACATGAAAACCCCACTCTACTACAGCCAGCTTTCTTGGCcaccaaggaagaaaaatgtgCCAAATCAAAAACTGGATTGGTCACAAGTGAAGGAAAGGATTTAAACATACACGTGGAAGATTCAAGAATAAAAGATTTGCAGAAGGCAAAAAATGTGAATCAGAGTGCTGAAAAAGTTAGAACTATGAAATATTTGTTGGGAGAGCTCAAGGCCCTAGTAGCAGAGCAAG AGGATTCAGAAATTCAGAGGTTGATTACAGAATTGGAGGCATGTATATCTCTGCTTCCAACAGGTGGAAACACAAATATTCAAGTTGAGATAGCACTGGCCATGCAACCACTAAGAAGTGAAAATGCTCAGTTACGCAG GCAATTGAGAATTTTGAACCAGCAACgtagagaacaaaaaaaaactcaaaatgcatctgGTTCTCTGGAATGCAACCTTGAAT TGTTTTCTCTTCAGTCATTGAATAAATCACTGCAAAATCAATTACAGGAGTCACTAAAGAACCAGGAATTACTACAGAGTAAAAATGAAGAGCTTTTACAAGTGATTGAAAATcagaaagatgaaaacaaaaaatttgcTGGTATGTTTAAAGAGAAAGATCAAAGTTTACTTGAAAATAAACAGCAATTTGACATTGAGACAACAAGAATAAAAATTG AATTGGAGGAAGCCTTAGTCAATGTGAAAAGCTCCCGATTTAAGTTAGAAGCTGCTGAAAAGGAAAATCAGATATTGGGAATAACATTACGACAGCGAGATGCCGAGGTGACTCGACTAAGAGAATTAACCAG AACTTTACAGAACAGTATGGCAAAGCTTCTTTCAGATCTTAGTATGGACAATGCTCGCTGCAAGCCTGGGAATAATCTTACCAAATCACTTCTGAACATTCATGAAAAACAACTTCATGACCCAATCCCTGCTCACACTTCCATAATGAGCTACCTAAATAAGTTAGAAACAGATGACATTTTTACACTTTCTGCAATTAACAATGAGGAAAACATAGTGCCAGGTAGACCCTATGAAAATGCTCTGCCTTCCAAAGGCCCTCAACATAGTAACAGTGGGAGCATGGAGGAAACAGTAGCCCCTGGAATCACTTCTTCCCTTTCAAAACAAGATTCTGATGAGAATGAAATGACAACATTAATAGAAGATGAGTGTAATTTGGATACTACAATTTACATTCCGTTTGCTAGAAGCACTTCTAAAAAGAAATCACCACCATCCAAGAGATTATCTCCCCAGCCACAGGTTAGTGTAGCTCCACCACAGCTGGTCAGCAACAATGGACTCAtctctgaaaaggaaaataaattgtgtGCATCCGGAGTTTGTTGCCCTTCCAGAAAGGAAGCAGAAGATGCACCTGAGAAACATTCCCGAACAGCCGACACAGAGGACAGGAAGctcctcaagaaaataaaggaagcCATCTGCAAGATTCCCGCAGCCACTGAACAGCCACCGGAACTGGCTGCACCTCTCGGCCCCTCCCTTTGTCCGAGGAGCAGCATTCAAGTGAACAGTAGTGTTGTCTCCGATGGCAGCTTTTTACATTCTGACTTGATATCCGACTGGAGCATCTCTTCTTTTTCAACCTTCACTTCCCATGATGAACAAGACTTCCGTAATGGCCTTGCAGCACTGGATGCCAACATCGCTAGACTCCAGAAGTCCTTAAGGAATGGTCTTCTGGAGAAGTGA